A region of Natribaculum luteum DNA encodes the following proteins:
- a CDS encoding bacterio-opsin activator domain-containing protein, with protein sequence MNPLLALSIALRLAGTGYSVALLYRSGDRRFAFLTVMVGLMASRQLWTAQTAGGTGLEELPGLVVSVLAVATVHYLARYVAEESRIKTELEETNDRLRSFRKAVEHAGHAIFLTDTEGTIEYANPAVEDVTGYEPDEVVGTNPRLWKSGEHEEAFYEDLWTTITAGEVWDGEIINRRKNGDLCWVDMTIAPITDADGDVEQFVAVDTDVTDRKERELRIREQKTRLELLNTTNEVIRDVNRELVQADSKAEVEAAACEQFAAADPYESAWIATRNVVNDAVRAQTSTGVDDDTLEAVIAAINDADRETAVDRALETDATQVVAGTDEGGDRYAAVDAAATVAVPLSYRGARYGALVVHASDPGAADAVDVDVLDELGETVAYAINAAESKRLLVTDRVTALTFRLTAGDDPLVALADDLECELALERLSSSGDGDLVAYVTVCETAADDVLEYAAESDGVDDAQAVCDRDDECLFRFVVTGSSIVATLAEHGAVVRSLSADGGEGRLTAELSETADVRSVVEAVSGSHPGASLVGQRERERTAETRGEFRTTLEERFTDRQREAIQRAHFGGFFAWPRESSGEDLAEQMDVSQSTFLQHLRAGQRKVFEEIFDADEATDVDRRRGVAASAD encoded by the coding sequence GTGAACCCGCTACTCGCGTTATCGATCGCGTTGCGACTCGCGGGGACGGGGTACTCGGTCGCGTTGCTGTACCGCAGTGGCGACCGGCGGTTCGCCTTCCTGACCGTAATGGTGGGGCTCATGGCGTCGCGCCAGCTCTGGACGGCACAGACGGCCGGCGGGACAGGACTCGAGGAGTTGCCGGGGCTGGTCGTCAGCGTCCTCGCGGTCGCGACGGTCCACTACCTCGCGCGGTACGTCGCCGAGGAGAGTCGCATCAAGACGGAACTCGAGGAGACGAACGATCGCCTGCGGAGTTTCCGAAAGGCCGTCGAACACGCCGGCCACGCCATCTTCCTGACCGACACCGAGGGAACCATCGAGTACGCGAATCCCGCCGTCGAGGACGTGACAGGGTACGAACCCGACGAAGTCGTCGGGACGAACCCCCGCCTGTGGAAATCCGGCGAGCACGAGGAGGCGTTCTACGAGGACCTCTGGACAACGATCACCGCCGGCGAGGTGTGGGACGGCGAGATCATCAACCGTCGAAAGAACGGCGATCTCTGCTGGGTCGACATGACCATCGCCCCGATCACCGACGCGGACGGCGACGTCGAGCAGTTCGTCGCGGTCGACACCGACGTCACCGACCGCAAGGAGCGCGAACTGCGCATCCGCGAGCAGAAGACGCGCCTCGAGTTGCTGAACACGACCAACGAGGTCATCAGGGATGTCAACCGCGAACTGGTGCAAGCCGACTCGAAAGCGGAGGTCGAGGCGGCGGCCTGCGAGCAGTTCGCCGCGGCCGACCCCTACGAGTCGGCGTGGATCGCGACCCGGAACGTGGTCAACGACGCCGTCCGGGCACAGACGAGTACCGGCGTCGACGACGACACCCTCGAGGCGGTGATCGCGGCGATCAACGACGCCGATCGCGAGACGGCCGTCGACCGGGCACTCGAGACCGACGCGACCCAGGTCGTGGCAGGGACGGACGAGGGCGGCGACCGGTACGCGGCGGTCGACGCGGCCGCCACGGTCGCCGTTCCGCTGTCGTACCGCGGTGCACGCTACGGGGCGCTCGTCGTCCACGCGAGCGATCCCGGCGCTGCCGACGCGGTCGACGTCGACGTCCTCGACGAACTGGGCGAGACCGTCGCGTACGCGATCAACGCCGCCGAGAGCAAGCGGTTGCTCGTGACCGATCGCGTGACCGCGCTCACGTTCCGGCTCACCGCCGGAGACGACCCGCTGGTGGCGCTCGCCGACGACCTCGAGTGCGAACTCGCCCTCGAGCGCCTCTCGTCGAGCGGCGACGGCGACCTCGTCGCGTACGTCACCGTCTGCGAGACCGCCGCAGACGACGTCCTCGAGTACGCGGCCGAAAGCGACGGCGTCGACGACGCACAGGCCGTCTGCGATCGAGACGACGAGTGCCTGTTCCGGTTCGTCGTCACCGGATCGTCGATCGTCGCCACACTCGCGGAACACGGGGCCGTCGTCCGGTCGCTCTCTGCCGACGGCGGCGAAGGGCGGCTCACGGCAGAACTCTCCGAAACAGCCGACGTTCGCAGCGTCGTCGAAGCCGTCTCCGGGTCACACCCGGGTGCCAGCCTCGTCGGACAGCGCGAGCGCGAACGGACGGCGGAGACTCGCGGGGAGTTCCGGACGACACTCGAGGAGCGATTCACCGACCGACAGCGCGAAGCCATCCAGCGTGCCCACTTCGGTGGCTTCTTCGCGTGGCCGCGGGAGTCGAGCGGCGAGGACCTCGCCGAACAGATGGACGTCAGCCAGTCGACGTTCCTCCAGCACCTCCGCGCCGGCCAGCGGAAGGTCTTCGAGGAGATCTTCGACGCCGACGAGGCGACCGACGTCGACCGTCGACGCGGCGTCGCCGCCAGCGCCGACTAA
- a CDS encoding DUF6663 family protein encodes MLPTTAGTFRVYPGRRDDEWLFLEVESADPTYVPADAAPDVTPGNRVEASLEWDDETPTVADCEVLEETRFRFVRTDEPIFQAAQACFEEARSAGEAMNSRVTYSTDNEPNGVVYTFADQPGQRDLFAEFRDGVKPLEPLVARAAESTAPPFSVWVLDPQEPFVLVYIVLDPDGLLEETMRDTYL; translated from the coding sequence ATGCTCCCCACGACGGCGGGTACGTTCCGCGTGTACCCGGGACGACGCGACGACGAGTGGCTGTTCCTCGAGGTCGAGTCGGCGGACCCGACGTACGTTCCGGCGGACGCCGCGCCGGACGTCACCCCCGGCAATCGCGTAGAGGCGTCCCTCGAGTGGGACGACGAGACGCCCACGGTCGCCGACTGCGAGGTGCTCGAGGAGACGCGATTCCGGTTCGTCCGCACCGACGAGCCGATCTTCCAGGCCGCCCAGGCCTGCTTCGAGGAGGCGCGGTCGGCGGGCGAGGCGATGAACTCACGGGTCACCTACAGCACGGACAACGAACCGAACGGCGTCGTCTACACCTTCGCCGACCAGCCAGGCCAGCGCGACCTCTTCGCGGAGTTTCGCGACGGCGTCAAACCCCTCGAGCCGCTGGTCGCCCGCGCCGCCGAGTCCACCGCGCCGCCGTTCTCGGTGTGGGTGCTCGACCCGCAGGAGCCGTTCGTGCTCGTCTACATCGTCCTCGATCCCGACGGGTTGCTCGAGGAGACGATGCGCGACACCTATCTTTAG
- a CDS encoding thioredoxin family protein, with the protein MTDDTNATTDTPDRPVSLADEDDLDDLVSSHPLVLVEFYTEGCGICQSMEPVLGGVARSTDAVVGTVNPRDDPPLVDRFDVRSVPLLVLFADGDPVARRADGFVGAEELREWVDAERNR; encoded by the coding sequence GTGACTGACGATACGAACGCCACGACGGACACGCCCGACCGACCGGTGTCGCTCGCCGACGAGGACGACCTCGACGACCTGGTCTCGAGTCACCCGCTCGTGCTGGTGGAGTTCTATACCGAAGGCTGTGGCATCTGCCAGAGCATGGAACCAGTGCTCGGCGGCGTCGCACGCTCGACGGATGCCGTCGTCGGGACGGTCAACCCGCGCGACGATCCGCCGCTCGTCGACCGCTTCGACGTTCGCAGCGTCCCCCTGCTGGTCCTGTTTGCCGACGGCGACCCGGTCGCACGCCGCGCGGACGGCTTCGTCGGTGCCGAGGAACTCCGCGAGTGGGTCGACGCAGAACGCAATCGCTGA